In Musa acuminata AAA Group cultivar baxijiao chromosome BXJ3-11, Cavendish_Baxijiao_AAA, whole genome shotgun sequence, one DNA window encodes the following:
- the LOC135652417 gene encoding NDR1/HIN1-like protein 6, with amino-acid sequence MAEEKPTSKPVLQKPPGYRDPAAAAPAAPRPPPRRQPLPPAFRQPGKPLPRQRYRRSRRCSCCRICCWASAVALVAAAILAVVAGLAYLWFQPRLPSFRLESLNATQLRVAVRPDGTFLDAVTKVGILVSNPNGRIVVEYGDGKARMSVADDDGDVAVGEAAIAGFEQARRNRTVVRFAAAARGVAVDEVAGERIRAGFRSKEVRFVLEVRTKVGIRVGGMSTGKVPIRVGCGPVSLKQGVSGATPPKCRFYLLRWINLH; translated from the exons ATGGCGGAAGAGAAGCCTACCTCGAAGCCGGTGCTCCAGAAGCCACCGGGGTACCGTGACCCGGCAGCGGCGGCCCCCGCCGCGCCGAGGCCGCCGCCCAGGCGGCAGCCGCTGCCCCCGGCGTTCCGCCAGCCCGGGAAGCCGCTCCCCCGCCAGCGCTACCGCCGCTCGCGGCGCTGCTCCTGCTGCCGCATCTGCTGTTGGGCATCCGCGGTGGCCCTCGTCGCGGCTGCGATACTCGCCGTGGTCGCCGGACTCGCGTACCTCTGGTTCCAGCCGCGGCTGCCCTCCTTCCGCCTCGAGTCCCTCAACGCTACCCAGCTTCGCGTCGCCGTCAGGCCCGACGGGACCTTCCTCGACGCCGTCACCAAGGTCGGGATCCTGGTGTCGAACCCCAACGGGAGGATCGTGGTGGAGTACGGTGACGGGAAGGCGCGGATGTCGGTGGCGGATGACGACGGCGACGTGGCTGTTGGGGAAGCGGCGATCGCGGGGTTCGAGCAGGCGAGGAGGAATCGGACGGTGGTGCGGTTCGCGGCGGCGGCGAGGGGGGTGGCGGTGGACGAGGTGGCCGGGGAGAGGATCCGGGCCGGCTTCAGGAGCAAGGAAGTGCGGTTCGTGCTGGAAGTGAGGACGAAGGTGGGGATCCGGGTGGGCGGTATGAGTACCGGTAAGGTGCCGATCCGGGTGGGGTGCGGCCCGGTGAGCTTAAAGCAGGGGGTGAGCGGTGCGACGCCGCCCAAGTGCCGCTTCTACTTGCTTAGATG GATTAATTTGCATTGA
- the LOC135652416 gene encoding aluminum-activated malate transporter 9-like produces MNGKKGSSIRIDIGLPSSAVPRETARKSGSGDGDEAITIPLRKWMMEVWQFAREDTNRVTFSLKVGLACLLVSLLILLRAPYQVFGANIIWSILTVAIMFEYTVGATFNRGFNRALGSLLAGVFAVVVIQVAMSSGHVAEPYVIGLSIFLVGSITSFMKLWPSLVPYEYGFRVILFTYCLIIVSGYRMGNPIRTAMDRLYSIAIGAIVAVLVNVLIFPIWAGEQLHRELVGHFDSVADSLEECVKKYLSDDGSDHPEFAKTVMDDFQDEPAFRKCRSTLNSSAKLDSLANSAKWEPPHGRFMQMFYPWAEYVKVGAVLRHCAYEVMALHGCLHSEIQAPYNLRYTFRTEILDATNQAAELLRSLAKDLSNMKHSLHTSLLKRVHASTERLQRSIDLHSYLLTLSHDVCDCSTKPPAKLSHVSSLNGTDADGKKAEAETYHETMKKQQRRLHSWPSREVDDFEEDMSGESIPRMRALESTAALSLATFTSLLIEFVARLDHLVEAADELAKLAKFKQEIAC; encoded by the exons ATGAACGGAAAGAAGGGCAGCAGCATTCGCATCGATATCGGCTTGCCGTCGAGTGCAGTGCCACGAGAAACTGCGAGGAAATCCGGGAGCGGAGACGGCGACGAGGCCATCACCATCCCCCTGAGGAAATGGATGATGGAGGTGTGGCAGTTCGCCAGGGAGGACACCAACAGGGTGACCTTCTCGCTCAAGGTAGGTTTGGCCTGTCTCCTCGTATCGCTGCTCATCCTCCTCCGAGCTCCCTACCAAGTCTTCGGCGCCAACATCATCTGGTCCATCCTCACCGTCGCCATCATGTTCGAGTACACCGTCG GTGCAACCTTCAATCGAGGGTTCAATCGAGCACTAGGGAGTTTACTAGCAGGGGTCTTCGCCGTCGTGGTGATCCAAGTGGCCATGTCCAGTGGCCACGTCGCAGAGCCTTACGTCATTGGCCTCAGCATCTTCCTCGTCG GATCTATTACGTCGTTCATGAAGCTGTGGCCGTCGTTGGTGCCTTACGAGTACGGCTTCAGGGTGATCCTATTCACCTACTGCTTGATCATCGTGTCGGGATACCGCATGGGTAACCCGATCAGGACCGCCATGGATCGGCTCTACTCGATCGCCATAGGCGCTATCGTCGCCGTCCTCGTCAACGTCCTCATCTTCCCGATATGGGCCGGGGAGCAGCTTCACAGGGAGCTCGTCGGCCACTTCGACTCCGTCGCCGACTCCCTCGAAG AGTGCGTGAAGAAGTATCTGAGCGACGATGGGTCGGACCACCCGGAGTTCGCGAAGACGGTGATGGACGACTTCCAGGACGAGCCGGCGTTTCGGAAATGCCGGTCGACGTTGAACTCCTCGGCGAAGCTCGATTCCTTG GCCAATTCTGCAAAATGGGAACCTCCACACGGGAGATTCATGCAGATGTTCTACCCGTGGGCAGAGTACGTCAAGGTCGGCGCCGTGCTTCGGCACTGCGCTTACGAGGTGATGGCACTGCATGGCTGCCTTCACTCGGAGATACAG GCGCCCTACAACCTCAGGTACACATTCCGGACCGAGATCCTCGATGCCACGAACCAGGCGGCGGAGCTACTGCGGAGCTTGGCCAAAGACCTCAGCAACATGAAGCACAGCCTCCACACCAGCCTACTCAAGCGTGTCCACGCCTCGACCGAACGCCTTCAGCGCTCCATCGACCTCCACTCCTACCTCCTCACCTTGAGCCACGACGTCTGTGATTGCTCGACCAAACCACCCGCTAAACTCTCCCACGTCTCGTCCTTGAACGGCACCGACGCGGACGGGAAGAAGGCCGAAGCGGAGACGTACCACGAGACGATGAAGAAGCAGCAGAGGCGGCTCCATTCATGGCCGTCGAGGGAGGTGGACGACTTCGAGGAGGACATGAGCGGGGAGTCGATTCCCCGGATGCGTGCGCTGGAGAGCACGGCCGCGCTGTCCCTCGCCACTTTCACGTCGCTGCTCATCGAGTTCGTGGCTCGCCTCGACCACCTGGTGGAGGCCGCCGATGAGCTCGCCAAGTTGGCCAAGTTCAAGCAGGAGATTGCATGCTAA